From a single Mycolicibacterium mengxianglii genomic region:
- a CDS encoding VOC family protein, with product MSLRFTEVCVDATDVHSLGHWWAEVLGWPSEVSEDGDVLLRSPDGGPNWLFLEVPEGKTVKNRIHFDFTPDDQRAEVDRLVALGARHVDIGQGEQSWVVLADPEGNEFCVLAPE from the coding sequence ATGAGCCTGCGCTTCACCGAGGTGTGTGTCGACGCCACCGACGTACACAGCCTGGGGCATTGGTGGGCCGAGGTGCTGGGGTGGCCGTCGGAAGTCTCCGAGGACGGCGACGTGCTGCTGCGTTCGCCCGATGGCGGCCCGAACTGGCTGTTCCTCGAGGTGCCCGAAGGCAAAACCGTCAAGAACCGTATCCACTTCGACTTCACGCCCGACGATCAGCGGGCCGAAGTGGACCGCTTGGTGGCACTGGGTGCCCGGCACGTCGACATCGGGCAGGGCGAGCAGTCGTGGGTGGTGCTCGCCGATCCCGAAGGCAACGAGTTCTGCGTATTGGCGCCCGAATAG
- the dapD gene encoding 2,3,4,5-tetrahydropyridine-2,6-dicarboxylate N-succinyltransferase — MTGASGIGVATLAADGTVLDTWFPAPELGAVEAPGTTRVSVAEATAELAALTGRDEDRDVETVLVRTDIASLDDAPADAYDVYLRLHLLSHRLVVPHGLNASGFFGLLTNVVWTNYGPCPVEGFELVRARLRRRGPVTVFGVDKFPRMVDYVVPSGVRVADADRVRLGAHLASGTTVMHEGFVNFNAGTLGSSMVEGRISAGVVVDDGSDIGGGASIMGTLSGGGSEVISVGKRCLLGANAGLGISLGDDCVIEAGLYVTAGTKVTTSDGQSVKARELSGANNLLFRRNSLTGAVEVVARDGHGITLNEALHAN, encoded by the coding sequence GTGACTGGAGCTTCAGGTATTGGTGTGGCGACACTGGCCGCTGACGGAACTGTTCTCGACACGTGGTTCCCGGCACCGGAACTGGGCGCCGTCGAGGCGCCAGGCACCACCCGGGTCTCGGTGGCGGAGGCAACCGCCGAACTGGCGGCGCTGACCGGCCGCGATGAGGACCGCGACGTCGAGACGGTGCTGGTGCGCACTGACATCGCCTCGTTGGACGATGCCCCGGCCGACGCCTACGACGTCTACCTGCGCCTGCATCTTCTTTCCCACCGCCTGGTCGTCCCCCACGGCCTGAACGCCAGCGGGTTTTTCGGTCTGCTGACCAATGTGGTGTGGACCAACTACGGGCCCTGCCCCGTCGAAGGCTTCGAATTGGTGCGCGCCCGGCTACGCCGGCGTGGGCCGGTGACGGTGTTCGGTGTCGACAAGTTCCCGCGGATGGTCGACTACGTGGTGCCCAGCGGGGTCCGGGTCGCCGACGCTGACCGGGTGCGCCTGGGCGCGCACCTGGCGTCGGGAACCACGGTGATGCATGAAGGTTTCGTCAACTTCAACGCCGGCACGCTCGGCTCGTCGATGGTCGAAGGCCGTATCTCGGCCGGTGTGGTCGTCGACGACGGATCCGATATCGGCGGCGGGGCATCCATCATGGGCACGCTGTCCGGGGGCGGCAGCGAGGTGATCTCGGTGGGCAAACGGTGCCTGCTGGGCGCCAACGCCGGGCTGGGCATCTCGCTGGGCGACGACTGCGTCATCGAGGCCGGGCTGTACGTCACTGCCGGCACCAAGGTCACCACCTCGGACGGCCAGTCGGTGAAGGCCCGGGAGCTCTCGGGCGCCAACAATCTGCTGTTCCGGCGTAATTCGCTGACCGGCGCGGTGGAGGTCGTCGCTCGTGACGGCCACGGCATCACCCTCAACGAGGCACTGCACGCCAACTGA
- the dapE gene encoding succinyl-diaminopimelate desuccinylase yields MLDLRGDPIALTAALVDIASESRHESRIADEVENALRGQTSGFEVIRSGNAVLARTNRGMPTRVLLAGHLDTVPAADNVPSRRDGEILHGCGTVDMKAGDAVFLHLAASICEPAHDLTLVFYDCEEIEASANGLGRIERELPDWLRADVAVLGEPTDGFIEAGCQGTLRVVIRTSGTRAHSARSWLGDNAIHKLASVLDRLAGYQARSVDIDGCGYREGLSAVRIDGGVAGNVIPDAASVTVNFRFAPDRSVEQALTHVCEVFDGLDVTIEQTDSAAGALPGLSQPAAAALVEAAGGQVRAKYGWTDVSRFAALGIPAVNYGPGDPNLAHRRDERVHVGQITAAVDMLHAYLSR; encoded by the coding sequence GTGCTTGACCTACGCGGGGACCCGATTGCGCTGACGGCGGCGCTGGTCGACATTGCCAGCGAATCGCGTCACGAAAGCCGAATCGCCGACGAGGTGGAGAACGCACTTCGCGGACAGACCTCCGGCTTCGAGGTCATCCGCAGCGGCAACGCCGTCCTGGCACGGACCAACCGCGGCATGCCCACCCGGGTGCTGCTGGCCGGCCATCTCGACACCGTGCCCGCGGCGGACAACGTGCCTTCCCGCCGCGACGGTGAGATTCTGCACGGCTGCGGCACCGTGGACATGAAGGCCGGCGACGCGGTGTTCCTGCACCTGGCGGCCAGCATCTGCGAACCGGCGCATGACCTCACCCTGGTGTTCTACGACTGCGAGGAAATCGAGGCGTCCGCCAACGGCCTGGGCCGGATCGAGCGGGAACTGCCGGACTGGCTGCGCGCGGACGTCGCAGTACTGGGCGAACCGACGGACGGCTTCATCGAGGCGGGCTGTCAGGGCACGCTGCGGGTGGTGATCCGCACGTCGGGTACCCGCGCGCATTCGGCTCGATCGTGGTTGGGCGACAACGCTATTCACAAACTCGCCAGCGTGCTGGACAGGCTGGCCGGCTATCAGGCGCGCAGCGTTGACATCGACGGCTGCGGGTACCGCGAAGGTCTTTCGGCGGTCCGGATCGACGGTGGTGTGGCCGGCAACGTCATACCCGACGCCGCATCGGTGACGGTGAACTTCCGCTTCGCGCCGGATCGCAGTGTCGAGCAGGCGCTGACGCACGTCTGCGAGGTGTTCGACGGGCTCGACGTCACCATCGAGCAGACCGATTCCGCGGCCGGCGCATTACCGGGGCTGAGCCAACCTGCCGCCGCCGCGCTGGTCGAGGCCGCCGGTGGCCAGGTGCGGGCGAAGTACGGCTGGACGGACGTGTCCCGGTTCGCGGCCCTGGGCATCCCGGCGGTCAACTATGGGCCCGGCGACCCGAACCTGGCGCACCGGCGCGACGAGCGGGTGCACGTCGGGCAGATCACCGCCGCCGTCGACATGCTGCACGCCTACCTGAGCCGCTAG
- a CDS encoding LOG family protein, with amino-acid sequence MQSDREPERPWAVCVYCASGPTHADLLELATALGEAIADRGWALVSGGGNVSAMGAVAAGARSHGGRTIGVIPKALVHRELADIDAEELIITDTMRQRKQVMEDRADAFITLPGGIGTLEELFETWTAGYLGMHDKPVVMLDPSGHYDGLRTWLAGLVDTGYVGARALARLLVAQEVTVALDYCAPS; translated from the coding sequence GTGCAGTCTGATCGAGAACCCGAACGGCCATGGGCGGTGTGCGTGTACTGCGCGTCCGGACCGACCCACGCCGACCTGCTGGAGCTGGCGACCGCGCTCGGCGAGGCCATCGCGGACCGGGGGTGGGCCCTGGTTTCGGGCGGCGGCAACGTCTCGGCGATGGGTGCTGTGGCTGCCGGGGCGCGGTCGCACGGTGGTCGCACCATCGGAGTCATTCCGAAGGCGCTGGTGCACCGGGAACTCGCGGACATCGACGCTGAAGAGCTGATCATCACCGATACCATGCGGCAGCGGAAGCAGGTCATGGAGGACCGCGCCGACGCCTTCATCACCCTGCCGGGTGGCATCGGCACCCTGGAAGAACTGTTCGAGACGTGGACCGCCGGTTATCTCGGGATGCACGACAAACCTGTCGTAATGCTCGACCCGAGCGGGCATTACGACGGGCTGCGGACATGGCTTGCGGGGCTGGTGGACACCGGTTACGTCGGTGCGAGAGCGCTGGCGAGGTTGCTGGTTGCGCAGGAAGTGACGGTGGCCCTCGATTACTGCGCACCCAGCTGA
- the fadD6 gene encoding long-chain-acyl-CoA synthetase FadD6 codes for MSEHNGPGSRSSVGLTDIVTQIPSVLVDAPAILRAVTTGLLARPTSKASIGKVFQDRAAKHADRTFIRFEDQALTYAEANATANRYAAVLAARGVGHGDVVGIMLRNSPDALLVMLATVKCGAVAGMLNYHQRGDVLAHSIGLLEAKAVIAETEFVEAIEECGAVADGAPEPTTIEELRRLAETAPTTNPASASAVLAKDTAFYIFTSGTTGNPKASVMTHFRWLRALAGFGGLGLRLRSDDVLYSCLPLYHNNALTVALSSVLSSGATLALGKSFSASKFWDDVIGYDATAFVYIGELCRYLLNQPEKPTDRSHKVRVIAGNGLRPEIWDQFTSRFGIQRVAEFYAASEGNTAFINVFNVAKSTGISPFPLAYVEYDAETGEPTRDEDGRVRKAPAGEPGLLISPVNKLSPFDGYTDKEASEKKLVRNAFRQGDVWFNTGDVMNPQGMGHASFADRLGDTFRWKGENVATTQVEGALIDVRDIEECTVYGVEVPGTGGRAGMAAIKLRDGSEFDGKAIADAVYGKLPTYALPLFIRVVESLEHTSTFKSRKVDLRKEGYGSEDEPVKDPMYVLAGRDEGYVEFYGEYPEEVAAGKRPKG; via the coding sequence ATGTCCGAGCACAACGGCCCGGGTTCCCGGTCCTCTGTCGGCTTGACCGACATCGTCACCCAGATTCCCTCGGTACTGGTAGATGCGCCCGCGATCCTGCGGGCCGTCACCACCGGGCTCCTGGCGAGGCCGACGTCCAAGGCATCCATCGGCAAGGTGTTCCAGGACCGCGCTGCCAAGCACGCCGATCGCACCTTCATCCGCTTCGAAGATCAGGCGCTGACGTACGCCGAAGCGAATGCGACTGCCAACCGGTACGCCGCGGTGCTCGCTGCCCGCGGCGTCGGGCACGGCGATGTCGTGGGCATCATGCTGCGCAACTCCCCGGACGCCCTGCTGGTGATGCTCGCGACCGTCAAGTGCGGCGCAGTGGCCGGCATGCTGAATTACCACCAGCGCGGCGATGTGCTGGCGCACAGCATCGGGCTGCTCGAAGCCAAGGCGGTGATCGCCGAGACCGAGTTCGTCGAGGCGATCGAGGAGTGTGGGGCCGTCGCCGACGGTGCGCCCGAGCCCACCACCATCGAGGAATTGCGCCGGTTGGCTGAAACCGCCCCGACGACCAACCCGGCGTCGGCGTCGGCGGTGCTGGCCAAAGACACTGCGTTCTATATCTTCACCTCGGGCACCACCGGTAATCCCAAGGCCAGCGTGATGACCCACTTCCGTTGGCTGCGTGCGCTTGCCGGGTTCGGCGGCCTGGGGTTGCGCCTGCGGTCCGACGACGTTCTCTATTCGTGCCTGCCGCTCTATCACAACAACGCGTTGACGGTGGCACTGTCTTCTGTGCTCAGCTCGGGCGCCACCCTGGCTCTGGGCAAGTCGTTCTCGGCTTCGAAGTTCTGGGATGACGTTATCGGTTATGACGCAACCGCATTCGTCTACATCGGTGAATTGTGCCGGTATCTGTTGAATCAGCCGGAGAAGCCGACGGACCGTTCCCACAAGGTGCGGGTGATCGCCGGCAACGGTTTGCGACCGGAGATCTGGGACCAGTTCACCTCGCGGTTCGGTATCCAACGGGTGGCGGAGTTCTACGCGGCGAGCGAGGGCAACACCGCGTTCATCAACGTCTTCAACGTTGCGAAAAGTACTGGAATAAGCCCATTTCCGTTGGCCTACGTGGAGTACGACGCAGAGACCGGTGAGCCCACCCGCGACGAGGACGGCCGGGTTCGCAAAGCGCCTGCCGGGGAGCCCGGTTTGCTGATCAGCCCGGTCAACAAGTTGTCGCCGTTCGATGGTTACACCGACAAGGAGGCGAGCGAAAAGAAGTTGGTGCGCAACGCTTTTCGCCAGGGCGACGTCTGGTTCAACACCGGCGACGTGATGAATCCGCAGGGTATGGGCCACGCGTCGTTCGCCGACCGCCTCGGTGACACGTTCCGGTGGAAGGGGGAGAACGTCGCGACCACCCAGGTCGAGGGTGCTCTGATCGACGTCCGCGACATCGAGGAGTGCACGGTCTACGGCGTAGAGGTGCCCGGGACCGGTGGTCGGGCCGGGATGGCGGCGATCAAGCTACGCGACGGGTCGGAGTTCGACGGCAAAGCGATCGCCGATGCCGTCTACGGGAAGCTGCCCACGTATGCGCTGCCGTTGTTCATCCGGGTGGTGGAGTCACTCGAGCACACCTCGACGTTCAAGAGCCGCAAAGTGGATCTGCGTAAAGAGGGGTACGGCTCCGAGGACGAGCCGGTGAAAGACCCGATGTATGTGCTCGCCGGGCGTGACGAGGGTTACGTGGAGTTCTACGGGGAGTACCCGGAAGAGGTGGCGGCCGGGAAGCGTCCGAAGGGTTGA
- the folP gene encoding dihydropteroate synthase — MQASFLGRPVAGDRALIMAIVNRTPDSFYDRGATFTDEAAKAAAHRVIEEGADVIDIGGVKAGPGQVVDADEEIVRVVPFIEWLRATYPDQLISVDTWRASVAKLACAAGADLINDTWAGADPGLPEVAAEFNAGLVCSHTGGATPRTRPFRVNYGTSTHGVVDDVIADVTGAAEKAVSIGVARERILIDPTHDFGKNTYHSLSLLRHVKDLVNTGWPVLMALSNKDFVGETLGVGLTERLDGTLAATALAAADGARMFRVHEVGPTRRVLEMVASIQGVRPPTRTVRGLA, encoded by the coding sequence GTGCAGGCGAGTTTTCTAGGCCGTCCGGTGGCCGGCGATCGAGCCTTGATCATGGCGATCGTCAACCGCACCCCGGATTCGTTTTACGACCGGGGTGCCACGTTCACCGACGAGGCAGCCAAGGCGGCGGCGCACCGTGTCATCGAAGAGGGCGCCGACGTCATCGACATCGGTGGTGTCAAAGCCGGTCCGGGACAGGTTGTCGACGCCGATGAGGAGATCGTCCGCGTGGTGCCGTTCATCGAATGGTTGCGTGCGACCTACCCCGACCAGCTGATCAGTGTCGACACCTGGCGGGCGTCGGTGGCCAAGCTGGCGTGTGCCGCGGGAGCAGATCTGATCAACGACACCTGGGCCGGTGCCGACCCCGGTCTCCCGGAGGTCGCGGCGGAGTTCAATGCGGGGCTCGTGTGCTCACACACCGGCGGAGCCACGCCACGGACCCGTCCGTTCCGGGTCAACTACGGCACGAGCACCCACGGTGTGGTCGACGACGTGATCGCCGATGTCACTGGTGCCGCCGAGAAAGCCGTGAGCATTGGCGTCGCTCGTGAGCGGATTCTCATCGATCCGACGCACGATTTCGGCAAGAATACTTATCACAGCCTTAGTTTGTTGCGGCATGTAAAAGATCTTGTTAATACCGGATGGCCGGTCCTGATGGCCCTGAGCAACAAGGATTTTGTCGGGGAGACTCTGGGTGTGGGTCTGACCGAACGCCTGGACGGCACCCTGGCGGCAACTGCTCTGGCGGCCGCCGACGGTGCCCGGATGTTCCGGGTACACGAGGTTGGACCCACTCGACGCGTGCTCGAAATGGTCGCGTCGATCCAAGGAGTGCGTCCACCGACGCGCACGGTGAGGGGACTGGCATGA
- a CDS encoding glucosyl-3-phosphoglycerate synthase has product MTTTPDLAIENKLRTETWLAENSWNRPTWTVAELEAAKKGRTISVVLPALNEEETVASVIDTISPLVGGLVDELIVLDSGSTDDTEIRAIAAGARVVSREQALPEVSPNPGKGEVLWRSLAATTGDIVVFVDSDLIDPDPMFVPNLVGPLLTRDGVHLVKGFYRRPLKVSGSEDANGGGRVTELVARPMLAAMRPELGGVLQPLGGEYAATRELLMSVPFAPAYGVEIGLLVDTYDRLGIDAIAQVNLGVRVHRNRPLTELGAMSRQVIATLLSRCGISDSGVGLTQFFADGDGFTPRVSRVSLEDRPPMNTLRPR; this is encoded by the coding sequence ATGACGACAACACCTGACCTGGCCATCGAGAACAAGCTGCGCACCGAAACCTGGCTGGCCGAAAACAGCTGGAACCGGCCCACCTGGACCGTCGCCGAACTGGAGGCCGCCAAGAAGGGCCGGACCATCTCGGTGGTGCTCCCCGCACTCAACGAGGAAGAGACCGTCGCGTCGGTCATCGACACCATCAGCCCGCTGGTCGGCGGTCTGGTGGACGAGCTGATCGTGCTCGACTCCGGGTCCACCGACGACACCGAGATCCGTGCCATTGCCGCCGGAGCCCGCGTTGTCAGCCGTGAACAGGCGCTTCCCGAGGTGTCGCCGAACCCCGGCAAGGGCGAGGTGCTGTGGCGGTCCCTGGCCGCTACCACCGGTGACATCGTGGTGTTCGTCGACTCCGACCTCATCGACCCCGATCCGATGTTCGTGCCCAACCTCGTCGGCCCGCTGCTCACCCGCGACGGGGTGCACCTGGTCAAAGGCTTCTACCGGCGTCCGCTCAAGGTCAGTGGCAGCGAGGACGCCAATGGCGGTGGCCGGGTGACCGAGCTCGTCGCCCGTCCGATGCTGGCAGCGATGCGGCCCGAACTCGGAGGTGTCTTACAGCCACTGGGCGGTGAATACGCGGCAACCCGGGAACTGCTGATGTCGGTGCCGTTCGCGCCCGCCTACGGTGTGGAGATCGGCCTGTTGGTCGACACCTACGACCGGCTGGGCATCGACGCGATCGCCCAGGTGAACCTCGGTGTCCGGGTACATCGCAACCGGCCGCTCACCGAGCTGGGGGCGATGAGCCGCCAGGTGATCGCCACCCTGCTGTCGCGCTGCGGCATCTCGGACTCCGGCGTGGGGCTGACACAGTTCTTCGCCGACGGCGACGGGTTCACCCCACGGGTATCGCGGGTTTCCCTGGAAGACCGACCGCCGATGAACACCCTGCGACCGCGCTAG
- a CDS encoding DivIVA domain-containing protein — MTMVLLYVVVLILIAIVLFGVASVVFGRGEQLPPLPRATTATVLPASGVTGADVEALRFTQTARGYKTSEVDWVLDRLGQELDSLRAEVDMLRGQERSAVDDPR, encoded by the coding sequence GTGACAATGGTTCTGCTGTACGTCGTGGTGCTGATCCTGATCGCCATCGTCCTTTTCGGGGTGGCCAGCGTGGTCTTCGGGCGCGGCGAGCAGCTGCCGCCGCTGCCACGTGCGACGACGGCGACGGTGTTGCCGGCGTCCGGTGTCACCGGTGCTGACGTCGAAGCGCTGCGCTTCACTCAGACCGCACGTGGTTACAAGACCAGCGAAGTCGATTGGGTGCTGGACCGGCTCGGGCAGGAACTCGACTCCCTGCGGGCCGAAGTGGACATGCTGCGCGGGCAGGAACGGTCCGCCGTCGATGACCCTCGCTGA
- a CDS encoding DNA-3-methyladenine glycosylase I, giving the protein MTLADGRTRCDWAVSATGDDALLYRDYHDQEWGRRLRGSVALFERLSLEAFQSGLSWLIILRKRDNFRRAFDGFAIDTVAGYDDGDVARLMADSGIVRNRAKIEATIANARAAAELDTDLSDLLWSYAPPARPRPRTMADVPAITPESTAMARELKRRGFKFVGPTTAYALMQATGMVDDHLQSCWVPRVGDP; this is encoded by the coding sequence ATGACCCTCGCTGACGGCCGCACCCGCTGCGACTGGGCTGTGTCCGCGACAGGAGACGACGCCCTGCTCTACCGCGATTACCACGACCAGGAATGGGGCCGCCGACTGCGCGGCAGCGTCGCACTGTTCGAGCGCCTGAGCCTGGAAGCCTTCCAGAGCGGGCTGTCCTGGCTCATCATCCTGCGGAAGCGAGACAACTTCAGGAGGGCGTTCGACGGCTTCGCGATCGATACTGTCGCAGGCTATGACGACGGTGACGTCGCGCGGCTCATGGCCGACAGTGGGATCGTCCGCAACCGGGCCAAGATCGAAGCCACGATCGCCAATGCACGTGCGGCGGCTGAACTCGACACCGATCTGTCGGACCTGCTGTGGTCATATGCGCCTCCGGCGCGGCCCCGGCCCAGGACCATGGCTGACGTTCCGGCCATCACGCCCGAGTCCACCGCAATGGCACGGGAGTTGAAGCGCAGGGGGTTCAAGTTCGTCGGCCCCACCACCGCCTACGCCTTGATGCAGGCCACCGGGATGGTCGACGACCACCTGCAGTCGTGTTGGGTTCCAAGGGTTGGCGACCCTTAA
- a CDS encoding DUF3117 domain-containing protein yields MAAMKPRTGDGPLEATKEGRGIVMRVPLEGGGRLVVELTPDEAAALGDELKSVTS; encoded by the coding sequence ATGGCGGCCATGAAGCCCCGGACTGGCGACGGTCCACTGGAAGCAACCAAAGAGGGGCGTGGCATCGTGATGCGGGTACCGCTCGAGGGCGGCGGTCGACTCGTCGTAGAACTGACACCCGATGAAGCTGCTGCGCTGGGCGACGAGCTCAAGAGCGTCACCAGCTGA
- the glgA gene encoding glycogen synthase, translating to MRVAMMTREYPPEVYGGAGVHVTELVIQLRKLCEVDVHCMGAPRPGVFVHQPDPALAGANPALSMLSTDLVMTNAAGQADVAHSHTWYTGMAGHLAGLLYGIPHVVTAHSLEPLRPWKAEQLGGGYRLSSWVEKTAMEGAAAVIAVSSGMRKDVLKVYPALDPDRVHVVKNGIDTDVWYPAPPTSSDPAQSVLAALGVDPTRPVVAFVGRITRQKGVAHLVAAAHRFAPEIQLVLCAGAPDTPEIAAEVAGAVEELSASRSGIFWVRDMLPTGKIREILSAATVFVCPSVYEPLGIVNLEAMACSTAVVASDVGGIPEVVVNGTTGSLVHYDAAEPRAFEADIAEAVNALVADPQRAARYGSAGRQRCINEFSWAHIAEQTLEIYRKVSV from the coding sequence ATGCGGGTGGCGATGATGACGCGGGAATATCCACCTGAGGTGTACGGGGGCGCGGGCGTCCACGTCACCGAGCTCGTGATCCAGCTCCGAAAGCTCTGTGAAGTCGATGTGCACTGCATGGGCGCCCCCCGGCCGGGTGTCTTCGTGCACCAGCCCGACCCGGCGTTAGCGGGGGCCAACCCCGCGCTGTCCATGCTCTCGACCGATCTGGTGATGACCAACGCGGCCGGGCAGGCAGATGTGGCCCATTCCCACACCTGGTACACGGGCATGGCGGGACACCTGGCGGGACTGCTGTACGGCATCCCGCATGTGGTGACTGCGCACTCCCTGGAGCCGTTACGGCCGTGGAAAGCCGAGCAGCTGGGCGGCGGCTACAGGTTGTCCTCGTGGGTGGAGAAGACGGCAATGGAAGGCGCCGCCGCCGTCATCGCGGTGAGTTCCGGGATGCGCAAGGACGTGCTGAAGGTCTACCCCGCTCTGGATCCGGACCGGGTGCACGTCGTGAAGAACGGCATAGACACCGACGTCTGGTACCCGGCTCCGCCCACATCGTCCGATCCCGCGCAATCGGTACTGGCCGCACTGGGTGTTGATCCGACCCGGCCGGTGGTCGCGTTCGTCGGGCGCATCACCCGCCAGAAGGGTGTCGCCCACCTGGTGGCCGCCGCGCACCGGTTCGCCCCCGAGATTCAGTTGGTGTTGTGCGCGGGCGCGCCCGATACCCCCGAGATCGCCGCCGAGGTCGCCGGCGCCGTCGAAGAGCTCTCCGCGTCTCGTTCGGGCATCTTCTGGGTCCGGGACATGCTGCCCACCGGAAAGATCCGGGAAATTCTTTCAGCAGCAACGGTTTTCGTCTGTCCCTCGGTGTATGAGCCGCTGGGCATCGTCAACCTCGAGGCGATGGCGTGCTCGACCGCGGTGGTCGCCTCCGATGTGGGCGGCATCCCAGAAGTTGTCGTCAACGGCACAACGGGGTCGCTGGTGCACTACGACGCAGCAGAACCAAGGGCGTTCGAGGCGGATATCGCAGAAGCCGTCAACGCGCTGGTAGCCGACCCGCAGCGAGCGGCCCGGTACGGCAGCGCAGGACGCCAGCGCTGCATCAATGAATTCTCATGGGCGCACATCGCCGAGCAGACGCTGGAGATCTACCGAAAGGTGTCGGTGTAG
- the glgC gene encoding glucose-1-phosphate adenylyltransferase, which yields MREAPHVLGIVLAGGEGKRLYPLTADRAKPAVPFGGGYRLIDFVLSNLVNARFLRICVLTQYKSHSLDRHISQNWRLSGLAGEYITPVPAQQRLGPRWYTGSADAIYQSLNLIYDEDPDYIVIFGADHVYRMDPEQMLQAHIESGAGATVAGIRVPRAEASAFGCIDADDSGRIRGWVEKPADPPGTPDDPEMTFASMGNYIFTTKVLLDAIRADADEDHSDHDMGGDIIPRLVADGMAAVYDFSNNEVPGATERDHGYWRDVGTLDAFYDAHMDLVSVHPIFNLYNKRWPIRGGSENLAPAKFVNGGSAQESVVGAGSIISAASVRNSVLSSNVVIDDGAIVEGSVLHPGVRVGRGAVVRKAILDKNVVVGPGEMVGVDLEKDRERFAISSGGIVAVGKGIWI from the coding sequence ATGAGGGAAGCGCCACATGTGCTGGGTATCGTCCTGGCAGGCGGGGAGGGTAAGCGGCTTTACCCGCTGACGGCGGACCGCGCGAAGCCCGCGGTTCCATTCGGTGGCGGTTACCGCTTGATCGACTTCGTTTTGTCGAACCTGGTGAATGCCCGCTTTCTGCGGATCTGCGTTCTGACGCAATACAAGTCGCATTCGTTGGACCGGCACATCTCGCAGAACTGGCGGTTGTCGGGTCTGGCCGGTGAATACATCACGCCGGTGCCGGCTCAGCAACGTCTCGGGCCGCGCTGGTACACCGGTTCGGCCGACGCCATCTACCAGTCGCTGAACCTGATTTATGACGAAGATCCTGACTACATCGTCATTTTCGGTGCCGACCACGTGTACCGGATGGACCCCGAACAGATGCTGCAAGCGCACATCGAAAGCGGGGCCGGGGCCACCGTCGCGGGGATCCGGGTGCCGCGTGCGGAGGCGTCGGCCTTTGGATGCATCGACGCCGACGACTCCGGTCGGATCCGCGGCTGGGTGGAGAAGCCCGCCGATCCGCCGGGCACTCCCGACGATCCGGAGATGACGTTCGCGTCGATGGGCAATTACATCTTCACCACGAAGGTGCTTCTCGACGCCATCAGAGCTGATGCCGACGAAGATCATTCCGACCACGACATGGGTGGCGACATCATTCCCCGGCTCGTGGCCGACGGCATGGCTGCGGTGTACGACTTCAGCAACAACGAGGTGCCCGGCGCCACCGAACGTGATCACGGGTACTGGCGCGATGTCGGAACACTGGACGCGTTCTACGACGCCCACATGGATCTGGTGTCGGTGCATCCGATCTTCAACCTGTACAACAAGCGCTGGCCGATCCGCGGCGGGTCGGAGAATCTGGCTCCGGCGAAGTTCGTCAACGGCGGTTCCGCGCAGGAGTCCGTGGTGGGTGCGGGCAGCATCATCTCGGCGGCCTCGGTACGCAATTCGGTGCTGTCGTCCAACGTCGTGATCGACGACGGCGCCATCGTCGAGGGCAGCGTGCTGCACCCTGGCGTGCGGGTCGGACGGGGTGCCGTGGTGCGCAAGGCGATCCTGGACAAGAACGTGGTGGTCGGCCCGGGAGAAATGGTCGGCGTGGACCTCGAAAAGGACCGCGAGCGGTTCGCCATCAGCTCCGGAGGCATCGTCGCCGTGGGTAAGGGCATCTGGATCTGA
- a CDS encoding MSMEG_6728 family protein has product MQTFLPCPGFADSARILDTRRLGKQRVETIQVLRALTVADYGWRHHPAAAMWAGYEEALVRYGLDVCNEWCAQGHADTCAATLMTDLKAGTGLTAVRAQDGLAAAGELPPWLGDPDFHRSHQSALVRKDPEHYRPRFPDVPEDLPYVWPTSNRQRREPVNRG; this is encoded by the coding sequence ATGCAGACATTTCTGCCGTGCCCGGGTTTCGCTGACTCCGCCCGCATCCTCGACACGCGGCGGCTCGGTAAGCAGCGGGTGGAGACCATCCAGGTACTGCGCGCCCTGACCGTCGCCGACTATGGATGGCGTCATCACCCGGCCGCGGCGATGTGGGCCGGTTACGAGGAAGCCCTGGTGCGGTACGGCCTCGACGTGTGCAACGAGTGGTGCGCGCAGGGCCATGCGGATACATGTGCCGCCACCCTGATGACCGACCTGAAGGCCGGGACCGGTTTGACCGCGGTCCGCGCCCAGGACGGCCTGGCGGCCGCGGGTGAGCTGCCACCGTGGCTCGGTGACCCGGACTTTCACCGGAGCCACCAATCGGCGCTGGTACGCAAGGATCCGGAGCACTACCGGCCGCGGTTCCCGGACGTACCCGAGGACCTGCCCTACGTCTGGCCGACGTCGAACCGGCAGCGACGGGAGCCCGTCAATCGAGGGTGA